The Spirosoma foliorum genome has a window encoding:
- a CDS encoding GH92 family glycosyl hydrolase codes for MTKVSFTILFQFLAFLSFAQQNLVPYVHPLIGTEKMGHTFPGATVPFGSVQLSPDTDTLSYEFNGKYNGDVYRYCAGYKYEDKTIVGFSHTHFSGTGHSDLGDFLIMPTQGALQLNPGVALNPKSGYRSAFSHANEVAEAGYYKVKLDDHAITAELTASNRVGFHQYTFPKSDQSHIILDLIHGIYNFEDKVVWTYVRVVNDTLITGYRQTNGWARTRTVYFALSFSKPFKSYGQQNLDKAQVYKGFWRKFDQTKNFPELAGKKMRMYFDFDTNEGEKIKLKMALSPVSQENALANMQAEIPHWDFDQTKARAQADWNKELNKIQIDASETDKVNFYTSLYHSFINPTTYMDVNGQYKGLDQGVHSATGFTNYTTFSLWDTYRALHPFFNLIQPGRNNDMVQSMMAHYEQSTLKMLPIWSHYANDNWCMSGYHSVSVLADAVIKGTYKGDAQKAMDACIATSNHRDYEGIGEYIDKGFIPSTSNRTSVSNTLEYAYDDWCIAQMAKKLNRTDVYATYLKRSENWKNVYDTSIGFMRPRLADGSFKKEFDVYKTEGQGFIEGNSWNFSFFVPQDPAALMQAMGGPKKFTARLDTLFSMHLPDEFFAETEDITREGIIGGYIHGNEPAHHIAYLYNWAGQPWKTQARIRMILNMQYKSAPDGLGGNDDCGQMSAWYMFSSMGFYPVAPGSEAYSLGSPSVKSARLNLENGQTFTIEAINQSDKNVYVQKVLLNGKELTQPVISHSDIMKGGKLTFYMSAKPTKK; via the coding sequence ATGACAAAAGTTAGCTTTACAATCCTCTTCCAATTTCTCGCTTTTCTTTCCTTCGCCCAGCAGAACCTCGTTCCCTATGTCCACCCGTTGATTGGCACCGAAAAAATGGGGCATACCTTTCCTGGTGCTACGGTGCCGTTTGGTTCGGTTCAATTAAGTCCTGATACGGACACCCTCTCGTATGAATTTAACGGTAAGTACAATGGGGATGTCTACCGCTATTGTGCTGGCTACAAATACGAAGACAAAACGATTGTCGGGTTTAGTCACACGCATTTCAGCGGTACCGGCCATTCCGACTTGGGTGATTTTCTGATCATGCCTACGCAGGGCGCGTTGCAATTGAACCCAGGGGTGGCCTTAAATCCCAAAAGCGGCTATCGGTCAGCGTTTTCGCACGCAAACGAAGTTGCCGAAGCCGGATATTACAAAGTCAAACTCGACGATCATGCGATTACGGCTGAGTTGACGGCCTCTAACCGAGTTGGCTTTCACCAGTACACCTTTCCAAAGTCCGACCAGTCGCACATTATTCTGGATTTGATCCATGGTATTTACAATTTCGAGGATAAGGTTGTCTGGACGTATGTGCGCGTTGTAAACGATACCCTGATTACCGGCTACCGGCAAACCAACGGCTGGGCACGCACCAGAACCGTTTATTTCGCACTCTCGTTCTCGAAACCATTTAAATCCTATGGGCAACAGAATCTGGATAAAGCACAGGTGTACAAGGGTTTCTGGCGAAAATTCGATCAGACGAAGAATTTCCCCGAGCTGGCGGGCAAGAAGATGCGGATGTACTTTGATTTCGACACGAACGAAGGCGAAAAGATAAAGCTGAAAATGGCACTGTCGCCGGTAAGTCAGGAGAATGCACTGGCCAATATGCAGGCTGAAATTCCACATTGGGATTTCGACCAAACGAAGGCTCGTGCCCAGGCCGATTGGAACAAAGAGTTAAATAAAATCCAGATCGACGCGTCGGAAACCGACAAGGTGAACTTCTATACGTCGCTATACCACTCGTTTATCAACCCAACGACCTACATGGACGTCAACGGTCAGTATAAAGGACTGGATCAGGGCGTTCACTCGGCAACCGGTTTTACGAATTACACCACCTTCTCGCTCTGGGATACGTACCGAGCACTCCATCCGTTTTTCAATCTGATTCAGCCTGGCCGAAACAACGACATGGTGCAATCCATGATGGCCCACTATGAGCAGAGCACGCTCAAAATGCTGCCGATCTGGTCGCACTATGCGAACGACAACTGGTGTATGAGTGGCTACCACAGCGTTTCGGTGCTGGCCGATGCGGTGATCAAGGGAACCTACAAAGGGGATGCTCAGAAAGCGATGGATGCGTGTATTGCCACTTCCAATCATCGTGATTATGAAGGTATTGGCGAATATATCGATAAAGGTTTTATCCCTTCAACATCCAATAGAACCTCCGTATCGAACACGTTGGAATACGCCTACGACGACTGGTGCATTGCCCAGATGGCGAAAAAACTAAACCGAACCGATGTGTATGCTACCTACCTGAAACGCTCCGAAAACTGGAAAAACGTGTATGATACATCCATTGGGTTCATGCGCCCCCGGTTGGCTGATGGATCGTTCAAAAAAGAATTCGACGTGTATAAAACGGAAGGACAGGGTTTTATTGAAGGTAACTCCTGGAACTTCAGCTTTTTCGTCCCGCAAGATCCAGCCGCTCTGATGCAGGCGATGGGTGGCCCCAAGAAATTTACTGCCCGACTCGATACACTTTTCTCGATGCATTTGCCCGACGAGTTTTTTGCCGAAACCGAAGACATTACTCGCGAAGGCATCATTGGTGGGTACATTCATGGCAACGAGCCCGCCCACCACATTGCCTATCTGTACAACTGGGCCGGGCAACCCTGGAAAACACAGGCGCGTATCCGCATGATTCTCAACATGCAGTATAAATCGGCCCCCGACGGTTTGGGCGGCAATGATGACTGTGGCCAGATGAGTGCCTGGTATATGTTTTCGTCGATGGGTTTTTATCCAGTTGCTCCGGGTTCAGAAGCGTACTCGTTGGGAAGTCCTTCGGTTAAAAGTGCCCGCCTGAACCTCGAAAATGGTCAGACGTTCACCATCGAAGCCATTAATCAGAGCGACAAAAATGTCTATGTACAAAAGGTGCTGTTGAATGGAAAGGAGTTGACTCAGCCCGTAATTTCCCATTCGGATATTATGAAAGGCGGTAAACTAACGTTTTACATGAGCGCCAAGCCGACGAAAAAGTAG
- a CDS encoding T9SS type A sorting domain-containing protein, protein MNTLTDRRSVTSGPLRTLVLLLGLLLTLFRQTALAQGTTWTSQASAADNQWFSITYGNGLFVAVAGSGTGNRVMTSPDGITWTSRTPATDNSWSEITYGNGLFVAVSSDGSGNRVMTSPDGITWTSRTSATNNYWASITYGNGLFVAVAESGTGNRIMTSPDGITWTSRTSAADNLWLSITYGNGLFVAVGNSGTGNRVMTSPDGITWTSRSSAADNQWRSVTYGNGLFVAVASSGTGNRVMTSPDGITWTSRSSAANNNWSSITYGNGLFVAVADSGTGNRVMTSPDGITWTSQSSAVNNEWRSVTYGNCQFVAVAATGTGNRVMTSSLTTAITATPSLSITQGQSATLTATAGATSYTWSNGETTPTISTTAPGTYSVTATTGACSVTASALVSPIKNPLSVNLLYFNGRNTPLGNLIEWKTAQEIDNAGFTILRGANPTSLEAIGEVASQATSGNAHQPLTYSFLDTAPLPALSYYRFVQTDFDGTKTLSAIIAIRSNDQTPVLFPNPAPSNGVLRLEPPQAFERYELIDGSGKIIHSVEQAGTLSELSLPSSAPGTYWLRLQNGATRQVYRLVK, encoded by the coding sequence ATGAATACCCTAACTGACCGTCGCTCTGTCACCAGCGGCCCACTTCGCACCCTGGTTCTTCTGCTGGGGCTGTTATTGACGCTGTTTCGCCAGACAGCATTGGCCCAGGGTACTACCTGGACTAGCCAAGCCTCAGCCGCTGATAACCAATGGTTTTCAATTACCTATGGTAATGGTCTGTTTGTGGCAGTGGCAGGTAGTGGTACTGGCAACCGGGTGATGACCTCTCCCGATGGCATCACCTGGACTAGCCGGACTCCAGCGACCGATAATAGCTGGAGTGAAATCACCTATGGGAATGGGTTATTTGTAGCTGTGTCGAGTGATGGCAGTGGCAACCGGGTGATGACCTCCCCCGATGGCATCACCTGGACCAGCCGAACGTCAGCGACCAATAATTACTGGGCTTCAATCACCTACGGCAATGGGTTATTTGTGGCGGTGGCTGAGAGTGGCACTGGCAACCGGATAATGACCTCTCCCGATGGAATTACATGGACCAGTCGAACTTCAGCCGCCGATAATCTTTGGCTTTCAATCACCTATGGCAATGGCCTATTTGTAGCGGTGGGCAATTCTGGCACTGGCAACCGGGTGATGACATCCCCCGATGGTATTACATGGACCAGCCGATCCTCGGCCGCCGATAATCAATGGAGATCGGTGACCTACGGCAATGGCCTGTTTGTGGCCGTGGCCAGTTCGGGTACTGGCAACCGGGTAATGACTTCCCCCGATGGCATCACCTGGACTAGCCGATCCTCGGCCGCCAATAATAACTGGAGTTCGATCACCTATGGCAATGGTCTGTTTGTGGCCGTGGCTGATAGTGGTACTGGCAACCGGGTAATGACTTCTCCCGATGGTATCACATGGACCAGTCAATCTTCTGCTGTCAATAATGAGTGGAGATCGGTCACTTATGGCAATTGTCAGTTTGTAGCAGTGGCCGCAACAGGCACTGGAAACCGGGTAATGACCAGCAGCCTGACCACCGCCATCACCGCTACCCCCAGCCTCAGCATTACTCAGGGACAAAGTGCCACCCTCACCGCGACTGCCGGGGCCACTTCCTACACCTGGAGCAACGGGGAGACTACCCCCACCATCTCCACGACTGCCCCTGGCACCTACTCCGTGACGGCCACTACCGGAGCCTGCTCGGTCACCGCGTCTGCCCTGGTCAGTCCAATCAAAAATCCCCTCTCGGTAAACCTGCTCTACTTCAATGGCCGAAACACCCCACTCGGCAACCTGATTGAGTGGAAAACCGCTCAGGAAATCGACAACGCCGGATTCACTATCCTCCGAGGGGCTAACCCCACCAGCCTGGAAGCCATCGGGGAAGTTGCTTCACAAGCCACAAGTGGCAACGCCCACCAGCCCCTGACCTACTCCTTTCTGGATACAGCCCCCCTGCCCGCACTGAGCTACTACCGATTTGTGCAAACCGACTTCGACGGCACAAAAACCCTGAGTGCCATCATCGCCATTCGTTCCAACGACCAAACTCCGGTTCTGTTTCCCAATCCTGCCCCCAGCAATGGTGTGCTCCGGTTAGAGCCACCCCAGGCCTTCGAGCGCTATGAACTCATCGACGGCAGTGGCAAGATCATCCACTCGGTGGAGCAGGCGGGTACGCTGAGTGAGTTGAGCTTGCCCTCAAGTGCTCCGGGCACTTATTGGTTACGGCTACAGAACGGGGCAACTCGACAGGTGTATCGACTTGTTAAATAA
- a CDS encoding DUF4421 family protein, whose protein sequence is MGKVLRGNWLLLILLIGSHFDGYGQGLSFLGIPLDTLLKTKIPRVDRNYITTYYRQLHLYGVSDRQDYTLRVVGSPTTLVYRPNLAWTLGPGINYKWFGTEITVKLPLFGYNNDLRGKTKPFGLTINLNNRRFWLSTQYQFYRGFYISNPDILQSNWFDHHSSYPYRDDLRSQTVSSRLLYQFNPLQLSTPATLLQREEQRKRAGSWNVGASLTYQLIRADSSVVPTSLKDDFRPEARLLNLKSLTAGIDLGYSQTIVFRKHYFVSATVRPGLTVMIQQTSNELTGIESRVQLGWEGIASATIGYSSSSFYGGLYGSTMLMNRTFSSGLINTNMGYLRLVFGKRIRYQPKGIIKQVPGL, encoded by the coding sequence ATGGGTAAAGTTTTACGGGGCAACTGGTTACTGCTTATCCTGCTGATCGGGAGTCACTTCGATGGTTATGGGCAGGGGCTTAGCTTTCTGGGAATTCCGCTGGATACCCTACTGAAAACCAAGATACCCCGAGTCGATCGTAATTATATAACAACCTACTACAGACAGCTTCATCTCTATGGAGTCAGTGATCGACAGGATTACACCTTGCGAGTGGTTGGGTCGCCTACTACATTAGTTTATAGGCCCAATTTAGCCTGGACGCTTGGGCCGGGAATCAACTACAAATGGTTCGGAACGGAAATAACGGTTAAACTCCCCCTCTTCGGTTACAACAATGATCTGCGAGGAAAAACAAAGCCGTTTGGGCTGACCATCAACTTAAACAATCGACGCTTCTGGTTATCGACCCAGTATCAGTTTTATCGGGGTTTTTATATCAGCAATCCCGACATCCTACAGTCGAACTGGTTTGATCATCATTCGTCTTATCCGTATCGCGACGACCTTCGGAGTCAGACCGTTTCGAGTCGATTGTTATACCAGTTCAATCCGCTCCAGCTCTCTACACCGGCAACGCTACTCCAGCGGGAAGAACAACGGAAAAGGGCAGGCTCCTGGAACGTCGGAGCCTCATTGACCTACCAGCTCATTCGGGCCGACTCATCAGTAGTGCCCACTTCACTGAAAGATGATTTTCGGCCGGAAGCTCGTTTGCTGAACCTGAAATCGCTGACTGCTGGTATCGATCTGGGTTATAGCCAGACCATCGTTTTTCGGAAACATTACTTTGTCAGCGCTACCGTACGACCGGGCTTGACGGTTATGATCCAACAAACCAGTAACGAGCTAACGGGTATTGAAAGTCGAGTACAATTGGGATGGGAGGGAATCGCATCCGCAACTATTGGCTATAGTTCGAGCAGCTTTTATGGCGGTTTATATGGATCAACGATGTTGATGAATCGTACATTTTCGTCGGGATTGATCAACACCAATATGGGCTATCTACGGCTGGTTTTTGGCAAGCGAATCCGCTATCAGCCCAAAGGTATAATCAAGCAGGTTCCGGGTTTGTAA
- a CDS encoding SDR family oxidoreductase → MNQVMNQQTVNGVLGGKRIILLGGSSGIGLATAKAAAAEGAQVVIVSSNQQRIDQALTELPTGSEGYQVDLTNENQIASFFNQIGGFDHLVYTAGEGIKLSNLADTQLDEARTYFNIRYWGAFLAVKYGYPHISQTGSIVLTSGIASQRPNAGWSLGASICAAMEGFTRAMAMELAPVRVNAVSPGVVKTNLWAGMSEADREGMYSQIGNSLPVKRVGEAEDIAQTYLYLLRQPFSTGQIITVDGGAVLV, encoded by the coding sequence ATGAATCAAGTTATGAATCAGCAAACAGTAAACGGTGTTTTAGGCGGGAAACGAATCATTCTACTCGGAGGAAGTTCAGGCATTGGATTGGCCACGGCTAAAGCCGCAGCCGCCGAAGGAGCACAAGTCGTTATCGTTTCCAGTAACCAACAACGTATCGATCAGGCTCTTACCGAACTACCTACAGGTAGCGAAGGCTATCAGGTCGATTTAACGAACGAGAACCAGATAGCCAGTTTTTTTAATCAGATTGGCGGATTTGACCATCTGGTGTATACGGCCGGAGAAGGAATTAAGCTAAGTAATCTCGCAGATACACAGCTCGACGAGGCTCGAACGTACTTCAATATCCGGTATTGGGGTGCCTTTCTGGCGGTCAAATACGGCTATCCGCATATCAGCCAAACCGGTTCCATTGTGCTCACCAGCGGTATTGCTAGTCAACGGCCCAATGCAGGCTGGTCGTTGGGAGCCAGCATCTGTGCGGCAATGGAAGGCTTTACGCGAGCAATGGCAATGGAGCTTGCTCCTGTACGAGTGAATGCCGTTTCACCGGGAGTTGTAAAAACCAATCTTTGGGCGGGAATGTCAGAGGCCGACCGGGAAGGTATGTACTCCCAGATTGGCAATTCGCTGCCCGTTAAGCGCGTGGGCGAAGCCGAAGATATTGCACAAACCTATCTGTATTTATTGCGTCAGCCGTTCAGCACCGGGCAGATCATTACGGTCGATGGTGGAGCAGTGTTGGTTTAG
- a CDS encoding Crp/Fnr family transcriptional regulator: MDNQSPIAGDNTALFNPLFSYLRLFKAIPSADVEVIKRELGYRNVAEGEYLLKEGTVATNLFFICDGVVRIVTQNEQGRELTHYFLKENQLVTILDSFNRAVPANESILAACPTQVIVLPKRSLLVLYERFPYLKELIEKLTQQTLLYKIQIRNAYLGEDAMTRYQQFLIRQPEIALRVSLQSIASYLGITQQSLSRIRRNS; this comes from the coding sequence ATGGATAATCAATCTCCCATAGCGGGCGATAATACTGCCCTGTTTAATCCGCTATTCAGTTATCTGCGTCTCTTTAAGGCTATTCCATCGGCTGATGTTGAGGTGATTAAACGAGAGTTAGGGTATCGCAACGTAGCGGAAGGAGAATATCTACTGAAAGAGGGGACTGTGGCGACGAATCTGTTTTTTATTTGTGATGGCGTTGTTCGTATTGTCACCCAGAATGAACAGGGGCGGGAACTAACGCATTATTTCCTGAAGGAAAACCAATTGGTAACCATTCTGGATAGTTTTAACCGGGCTGTTCCGGCTAACGAAAGCATTCTGGCGGCTTGTCCCACCCAGGTGATTGTGCTGCCTAAACGCAGTTTACTGGTCCTCTACGAACGCTTTCCCTACCTGAAAGAACTAATTGAAAAACTGACCCAGCAGACGCTCCTCTACAAAATTCAAATCCGGAATGCCTATTTAGGTGAAGATGCCATGACGCGTTACCAACAGTTTTTGATTCGTCAGCCAGAGATCGCTTTACGAGTATCCTTGCAAAGTATTGCTTCCTATTTAGGAATTACGCAACAATCGCTGAGCCGAATTCGGAGGAATAGTTGA
- a CDS encoding efflux RND transporter periplasmic adaptor subunit yields MDKELAPEIANRGRNRNLLIGVTVVVALALVILWTRNALKTSVEGERIRTTIAEIGPVENSLNATGEVIPAYEQIYTSPIRASIRRVLLMPGTAVKAGQPIMDLDKSITEIELEKLNDQLALKRNGIDQLRMKLNKSLYDAEVNDQIKLLNINRLRADLEGAKRLQKVGGSTGEDVTRAENSLRVAELEKKQLENDLTYNRQSMSASLRETTLQAQIEEKNLKELTHKLKQADIIADRPGVLTWVNENIGSAVNEGEMLAKLADLASFRVEGSCSDVYADQVKVGLPVAIKVNETNLRGLITQVKPAVKNGIVQFVIQLDNSHHASLRPNMKVEVFVITDRVAKAVRVANGPAFKGKRTQYIYVLPKGSQVAHRREIALGLSNFDFVEIKSGVQAGEQVILTDLSQYEHLEELTIEPKH; encoded by the coding sequence ATGGACAAAGAACTTGCCCCAGAAATTGCCAATCGTGGCCGCAACCGGAACCTGCTCATTGGGGTGACTGTCGTTGTGGCACTGGCTTTGGTCATTCTCTGGACGAGAAATGCGCTCAAAACCTCTGTCGAAGGGGAGCGAATCCGAACCACAATCGCTGAAATTGGCCCAGTCGAAAACTCGTTAAATGCAACGGGTGAAGTTATTCCGGCTTACGAACAGATTTATACCAGCCCCATTCGGGCCAGTATCCGGCGTGTTTTGCTTATGCCCGGCACAGCCGTAAAAGCCGGTCAGCCCATAATGGACCTCGATAAGTCAATTACGGAAATTGAACTCGAAAAACTCAATGACCAACTGGCACTTAAACGCAACGGCATCGATCAGTTGCGGATGAAACTCAATAAGAGCTTGTACGATGCCGAGGTGAATGATCAAATAAAGCTGCTCAACATCAATCGATTACGGGCTGACCTGGAAGGTGCGAAACGGCTTCAGAAAGTAGGAGGGAGCACGGGCGAAGACGTAACCCGCGCCGAAAATTCCCTCCGTGTTGCCGAGCTGGAGAAGAAGCAACTCGAAAATGATCTCACATACAATCGTCAGTCGATGAGTGCCAGCTTGCGCGAAACGACCTTACAGGCGCAGATCGAAGAGAAAAACCTGAAAGAGTTGACCCATAAACTAAAGCAGGCCGACATCATAGCCGACCGGCCCGGAGTACTAACCTGGGTAAATGAAAACATTGGCTCGGCCGTCAATGAGGGGGAAATGCTGGCGAAGCTGGCTGATCTGGCTAGTTTCCGGGTCGAAGGTTCCTGTTCAGATGTTTATGCTGATCAGGTTAAAGTCGGACTTCCGGTTGCGATTAAAGTAAACGAAACCAATCTGCGCGGACTGATTACACAGGTAAAGCCAGCCGTGAAAAACGGGATCGTGCAATTTGTGATTCAACTGGACAACAGCCACCACGCGTCCCTCCGTCCTAATATGAAAGTGGAAGTGTTCGTCATTACCGATCGGGTAGCAAAGGCGGTTCGGGTAGCGAACGGACCAGCGTTCAAAGGCAAGCGGACGCAGTACATATATGTGTTGCCAAAAGGAAGCCAGGTAGCACATCGTCGCGAGATCGCACTTGGGTTGTCGAACTTCGACTTTGTGGAAATAAAGTCAGGTGTGCAAGCGGGCGAACAAGTAATCCTGACGGATCTGAGTCAATACGAGCATCTGGAAGAACTCACCATCGAGCCAAAACACTAA
- a CDS encoding HPP family protein, with amino-acid sequence MQTAIRWALCIIGIEILFLVAFRAGLLAIVPPLAASCILLAANPQGMFARPVTVLTAYIVVGHLGLINSVFWGNDLFCLFVMTLLVVGIMAAVPCIHPPAVALLFHLANSSHPFQSYLVTLCLMGGLLALHLAGQWFIKQLFRTAPVIPRPQVATNFFETVR; translated from the coding sequence ATGCAGACCGCGATTCGCTGGGCGTTATGTATCATAGGGATCGAAATCCTTTTTTTAGTGGCTTTTCGGGCTGGGCTTTTAGCTATTGTGCCGCCTTTAGCAGCTTCCTGCATCTTATTGGCTGCCAATCCGCAGGGAATGTTTGCGCGGCCTGTAACTGTACTGACTGCCTATATAGTGGTGGGACACCTGGGGTTGATCAATAGCGTTTTTTGGGGTAATGATCTGTTTTGTCTGTTTGTGATGACGCTGCTTGTGGTCGGAATTATGGCGGCTGTTCCTTGTATTCATCCCCCAGCGGTGGCCTTGTTATTTCATTTGGCTAATTCTTCTCACCCTTTTCAGTCATATTTAGTTACTTTGTGTCTGATGGGTGGCTTGTTAGCCCTACACCTGGCTGGCCAATGGTTTATAAAGCAATTATTTCGAACAGCCCCAGTAATACCCAGACCACAGGTGGCTACAAACTTCTTCGAAACAGTAAGGTAA